Below is a window of Geomonas oryzisoli DNA.
TTCTCCCCGGTAAAGGGATCCACACCCGTGTGATAGATGCAGGTCGACAGCGTCCCGGGCGTCGGCGTGAAATCCTGCACCTGCTCAACCCGCATACCCCAACGCTTCAGCATCAGTGCGAGATCCACCATATCCGACAGGGTGCAGCCGGGATGTCCGGAAATGAAATACGGGACGATGTACTGCCTCTTGCCCGCCTTGACACTTTCCTTCTGGAAAGCGTCCCGGAAGCGGTCGAAGCAGTCGTGCCCGGGCTTGCGCATCACCGAGGTGACGCGATCGGTCAGATGCTCCGGCGCCACTTTCAAGAGGCCGCTTACGTGGTGCGATACCAATTCGCGCAGGTAACGGGGCTGGCGCTCCATCAGGTCGTAACGCACCCCAGACGAAACAGCGACGTTCTTCACGCCTGAAATCCGGCGTGCCTTGGCGAGGAGCCGGGAACTGGCAGCATCGTCGGTGATCAGGTTCTTGCAGATCTGGGGAAACAAGCAGCTGTCGCGACGGCACTTGGCGCCCGCCTCCGCGTTGCCGCAGGAGAGCCCGAACATGTTGGCGGTCGGCCCGCCTATGTCGCTCACGCTGCCCCGGAACCAGGGCAACGCCGCCAGGCGCTCCAGCTCCTGGAGCACACCCTGCTCGCTTCTGGACTGGATCGTCTTCCCCTGGTGATGGGTGATGGCGCAGAAGGCGCAGCCGCCGAAACAGCCGCGATGCGTGGTAATGGAGTTGCGGATCTGCTCGTAAGCGGGGATCGCTTCCTTGTAACTCGGGTGCGGGGCCTTCACGAAGGGGAGCGCGTAGATTGTGTCCAGCGCCTGTTCGCTGAGCGGCCACGCAGGAGGGTTGCACACCAGGTAGCGTTGAGCGTGGCGCTGGATGACGGTCCTGGCGCAGCCGGGATTCTGCTCCCCCGACAGCAGGCGGAACGAGCGTGCGTAGGCCGCCTTATCCGCAGCCACCTCCTCGTAACTCGGGAGTTCCACCAGGTCGGTGCCCGGGTCCGGCGCGGTCGAAGACGGGTAAGCCGTACCACGGATGTCGCGAATGGAAGCGAAGGCTTCACCCTTTTGCAGCCGCTGCACCAGTTCCAGCAG
It encodes the following:
- a CDS encoding YgiQ family radical SAM protein translates to MKHARPKQSPSRFLPISLSEAKARGWNELDVIFVSGDAYVDHPSFGVPLLARLLESKGLRVGIIPQPDWRSKEPFMALGRPRLFFAVAAGAMDSMVAHYTPARKLRRDDAYTPGNRHGARPNRATIIYTSRLKEAYRDVPVVIGGIEASLRRFAHYDFWEDKVRRSALFDAKADLLVYGMGESPLLELVQRLQKGEAFASIRDIRGTAYPSSTAPDPGTDLVELPSYEEVAADKAAYARSFRLLSGEQNPGCARTVIQRHAQRYLVCNPPAWPLSEQALDTIYALPFVKAPHPSYKEAIPAYEQIRNSITTHRGCFGGCAFCAITHHQGKTIQSRSEQGVLQELERLAALPWFRGSVSDIGGPTANMFGLSCGNAEAGAKCRRDSCLFPQICKNLITDDAASSRLLAKARRISGVKNVAVSSGVRYDLMERQPRYLRELVSHHVSGLLKVAPEHLTDRVTSVMRKPGHDCFDRFRDAFQKESVKAGKRQYIVPYFISGHPGCTLSDMVDLALMLKRWGMRVEQVQDFTPTPGTLSTCIYHTGVDPFTGEKVYVARTDREKGLQKSLLLYHVSEEKKNCLAALKECGREDAAAELFGHNNRR